A section of the Spirosoma pollinicola genome encodes:
- a CDS encoding type II toxin-antitoxin system RelE family toxin — protein MYRIVITEYALRQLKKINMQMIASLKEAIADLAQNPRPHNHIKLTNIDAYRIRVGNYRIIYEIQDSVLTITVVEIADRKQAYKKK, from the coding sequence ATGTATAGGATTGTTATTACCGAGTATGCGCTACGGCAACTAAAGAAAATCAATATGCAAATGATTGCTTCGCTTAAAGAAGCAATTGCAGACTTAGCGCAAAATCCCAGACCACATAATCATATTAAGTTAACCAATATTGATGCGTACCGCATTCGAGTTGGCAACTATCGTATCATTTATGAAATCCAGGACAGTGTATTGACCATTACGGTAGTTGAAATCGCTGACCGAAAGCAAGCTTACAAGAAAAAATAG
- a CDS encoding M48 family metallopeptidase — protein sequence MNYTKSLFFIVVWLPLVSQAQTNTKPSLMQALMEAVSSATVSDAQVAEVSRQAIKEMDAKNPVADANDPYTLRLNKIVSRHHTIGGLPLNFKVYKVPDVNAFATADGSVRVFKGLMDMMTDNELLAVMGHEIGHVINHDSKDAMKRGLQTSALRDALASGSGTVGKLAQSQLAGVANYLWDAKYSRQQETEADDYSYDFLKRNGYSVLALATSFEKLAKQGGGAQGGRIASIISTHPDSKARAQRVRDRAKRDGLSK from the coding sequence ATGAACTACACAAAAAGCTTATTTTTTATAGTCGTTTGGCTTCCATTGGTAAGTCAGGCGCAAACGAATACCAAACCCAGCCTGATGCAGGCATTGATGGAAGCGGTTAGTTCGGCTACTGTATCAGATGCGCAGGTTGCCGAGGTGTCCCGGCAGGCGATCAAGGAGATGGATGCCAAAAATCCGGTGGCCGACGCTAATGATCCGTATACGCTTCGACTAAATAAAATCGTTAGCCGCCATCATACTATTGGTGGGTTACCCCTCAATTTCAAGGTGTATAAAGTGCCCGATGTAAATGCATTTGCTACTGCCGATGGTAGTGTACGTGTGTTTAAAGGCCTGATGGATATGATGACCGACAACGAATTGCTGGCCGTTATGGGACACGAAATTGGACACGTTATTAACCACGACTCCAAAGATGCTATGAAAAGGGGACTTCAAACGTCGGCTTTACGCGATGCCTTAGCTTCGGGTTCTGGTACGGTGGGGAAACTGGCTCAATCGCAATTGGCCGGGGTTGCTAACTACTTGTGGGACGCTAAGTATAGCCGTCAGCAGGAGACCGAAGCCGATGATTACAGCTACGATTTTTTGAAACGCAATGGCTATAGTGTTTTAGCCTTGGCTACGTCGTTTGAGAAACTGGCCAAGCAGGGCGGTGGAGCACAGGGAGGGCGTATCGCGTCCATTATCTCAACGCACCCTGATAGTAAGGCGCGCGCCCAGCGGGTGCGTGACCGTGCAAAACGAGATGGGTTGTCAAAATAG
- a CDS encoding nucleotidyltransferase family protein, with product MPLDEELANTLRYYFVHQPVKRAYVFGSVARGEATSQSDIDVLVEFDKGATLFDQARMSWQLEDCLHRKVDVIAESGLSHHIRPFIYRDRILVYEK from the coding sequence ATGCCACTAGATGAAGAGCTAGCAAATACCCTTAGGTATTATTTCGTGCATCAACCTGTCAAACGGGCCTATGTTTTTGGCTCTGTAGCACGTGGAGAAGCTACTTCGCAAAGCGATATAGACGTATTGGTTGAGTTTGACAAAGGGGCAACGCTGTTCGATCAGGCCAGGATGTCATGGCAATTAGAAGACTGTTTACACCGAAAGGTGGACGTAATAGCAGAGAGTGGGCTTTCTCATCATATTCGCCCATTCATATATCGTGATCGTATTCTGGTTTATGAAAAATAA